A region of the Spirochaetota bacterium genome:
GGAGAAGCGCGCTATTTAAAAAGGATGTCGTGCTGCCTGCGGCGCCTGCGCGGGTCCTTCTCGGAAAAAAGCGTTTCGCCGGTGAAGGGGTCCTTCCCCGTATAATACATCACCGATGACAGGGTGAGCGGGAGCGGGATGAACGCCTGCACCTGCTCCGGGATGAAGTGAAAGATTTTCTGGACCTCGTTCTTCATCGTGCTCATGTCCGCGTCGGTGCAGCCGGGATGGCATGACATGAGGTAGGGCACCACGTAGAGCTTCTTCCCCGCGGCCTTCGCCGCGTTGAAAAATTCGCGCATGAAATCCTCAAGGTCGACCAGCGGCGCCTTGCGCATCGCGCGGAGTACCCGCGCGCTCGTGTGCTCCGGCGCGATCTTGAGCTGCCCGCTCACATGGCGCGCGAGGAGCGCGCGCAGGCAGGACGGGTCGTCCCGCATGAGGAGATCGTAGCGTATCCCGGAGCCCACCGTGACCTGCTTCACGCCGGGCACCTTTTCGACCGAGGCGAGCAGCTTCATCCATTCCTTCGAGTTGGGGCGCAGATTCGGGCACAGGTCGGGCCAGGCGCAGCTTTCCCGGGCGCACTTCCAGTCCGCGGCACACCCGGTCCCGTACATGTTCGCCGAGGGCCCGCCCACGTCGCTGATATGTCCCGTGAAATAATCCATGGCGGCGATCAGCCGCGCCTCCGCCAGCACCGATTCCACGCTCCGCCGCACGATTCTTCGCCCCTGGTGCAGCGAGAGCGAGCAGAACGCGCACCCGGACACGCACCCGCGATGCGCGGTGATTGAATGCTTGATCATCTCGAAGGCCGGGATTTTTCCCGCGTACGACGGGTGGGGTTTGCGCGTGAAAGGCAGCGCGTACACGGCGTCGAGCGCCTCGCGGGTCGTTTCCGCCTGCGGGTACTGCACGATAAACCGCTTTCCGGAGGGCATCGCGAGGACCCGGTGTTGGTTTCTCGAATAGCTCCGGTAGAATTCAAGGTACGCGTCCGGCCGCGCGCACGCGTCCTCCTCCGGGGGAAGCAGGAGCGCGCCGGGCGGCGCTTCGCGCGCGACCTCCACGGTCCCGGGAATGCCGGAAAGGGAATTCCCCTCCCTGATCCTCTTGGCGGCTTCCCGTACCTGGCCCTCGCCCATGCCGTACACGAGCAGGTGTGCGCGCGCGTCGAGGATAATGGAGCGGCGCACGCGGTCGCTCCAGAAGTCGTAGTGGGCGAAGCGCCGCATGGACGCCTCGATCCCGCCTATTACAATGGGGACGTCCTTGTACACCGCGCGTATCATATTGCAGTAGACGATCACGGCGCGCTCGGGCTTGCCGCTCTCGATGCCCGCGGGGGTGTAAGGATCGTCGTTGCGCACCTTTTTAAACGCGGTATGGCGCGCGATCATCGAATCCACGTTCCCGGAGCTCACCCCGAAGAAGAGCCGCGGCCGCCCGAACGTCGCGATCACCGCGGGCTCGCGCCAGCGGGGCATGGCAAGCACCGCGACGCGCAGC
Encoded here:
- a CDS encoding YgiQ family radical SAM protein, with the protein product MSGKALDFFPVTRDDLDALRWDYVDVVLVTGDAYVDHPSFGTAVIARVLERDGLRVAVLAMPRWREPAVIATFGRPRLFFGVSSGNVDSMIARHTAFKKVRNDDPYTPAGIESGKPERAVIVYCNMIRAVYKDVPIVIGGIEASMRRFAHYDFWSDRVRRSIILDARAHLLVYGMGEGQVREAAKRIREGNSLSGIPGTVEVAREAPPGALLLPPEEDACARPDAYLEFYRSYSRNQHRVLAMPSGKRFIVQYPQAETTREALDAVYALPFTRKPHPSYAGKIPAFEMIKHSITAHRGCVSGCAFCSLSLHQGRRIVRRSVESVLAEARLIAAMDYFTGHISDVGGPSANMYGTGCAADWKCARESCAWPDLCPNLRPNSKEWMKLLASVEKVPGVKQVTVGSGIRYDLLMRDDPSCLRALLARHVSGQLKIAPEHTSARVLRAMRKAPLVDLEDFMREFFNAAKAAGKKLYVVPYLMSCHPGCTDADMSTMKNEVQKIFHFIPEQVQAFIPLPLTLSSVMYYTGKDPFTGETLFSEKDPRRRRRQHDILFK